Proteins encoded in a region of the Eretmochelys imbricata isolate rEreImb1 chromosome 10, rEreImb1.hap1, whole genome shotgun sequence genome:
- the PRC1 gene encoding protein regulator of cytokinesis 1 isoform X2 gives MRKSEVLAAESVACLNKALGHLRDIWEEIGIPEEQRLQRTEVVKKHIKGLLDMMVAEEENLKDRLLKSIAMCRKELDTLCKELQLDPFEEEESTILQLEKDLRTRLEVMLKQKRERKQELKTLQERDQDLCDLLCMTPYSIDSNSVPSLEELDCFRRHLAALAAEKGRRREEFVSVKRQIILCMEELDHVPDTSFERDVVCEDEDAFCLSMENIAALKELLQQLEARRALNEAVCGELRSRIVELWDRLQVPAEERESFAPYMTGSRAKTRKALQFEVDRLEELKLQNVKTVIEAIRAELATYWDKCFYGTEQRQAFAPYYEEDCTEALLQRHDTELERVKHYYKTHKELFEAVQKWEENWRLFLELERKATDPSRFANRGGNLLKEEKQRAKLQKTLPKLEEELKVRIEAWEREHEDAFLVNGQRFMEYVSEQWQLHRLEKEREKQERQLKKSRQIEEEMLYGTAPRTPSKRRVLGANTPGKARKLNATSCATPNSTLRSAFGGTLFPSPASRPPPSGGKFSQPARTPSRVAMKPPRTAQAERNKENMSQLNGTTLSARTFKGFQI, from the exons ATGAGGAAGag CGAGGTGCTGGCTGCAGAGTCCGTGGCATGTCTGAACAAAGCGCTGGGTCACCTTCGGGATATCTGGGAGGAGATTGGGATCCCTGAGGAGCAGCGACTGCAACGAACAGAAGTGGTGAAGAAGCACATCAAG GGTCTGCTGGACATGATGGTTGCTGAGGAGGAGAACCTGAAGGATCGTCTCCTGAAAAGCATTGCTATGTGTCGCAAGGAACTGGACACTCTCTGCAAGGAGCTCCAGCTGGATCCATTTGAG GAGGAGGAGAGCACCATTCTGCAGCTGGAGAAGGACTTGCGCACCCGCTTGGAAGTGATGCTgaagcagaagagagagagaaagcaggagcTGAAAACGCTGCAAGAACGCGACCAAGACTTGTGTGACCTTCTCTGCATGACCCCCTACAGCATCGACAGCAACTCTGTGCCCAGCCTGGAGGAGCTCGACTGTTTCAGACGCCACCTGGCAGCACTGGCTGCTGAGAAg GGGCGCAGGAGAGAGGAGTTTGTCAGCGTCAAGCGGCAGATCATACTGTGTATGGAGGAGCTGGATCATGTCCCTGACACCAGCTTCGAGCGGGATGTGGTGTGTGAGGATGAGGACGCCTTCTGCCTATCTATGGAGAACATTGCTGCTCTTaaagagctgctgcagcag CTGGAGGCCCGGAGAGCTTTAAATGAAGCTGTCTGCGGTGAGCTGCGCTCCAGAATTGTGGAGCTCTGGGACAGGCTGCAGGTGCCTGCGGAGGAGAGAGAATCCTTTGCCCCGTACATGACCGGATCCAGAGCCAAAACCAGGAAAGCT CTGCAGTTCGAGGTGGACCGCCTGGAGGAGCTGAAGCTGCAGAACGTGAAGACTGTGATTGAAGCAATCAGAGCAGAGCTGGCCACTTACTGGGACAAATGCTTTTATGGCACTGAGCAGAGACAGGCTTTTGCCCCTTACTACGAGG AGGACTGCACTGAGGCCCTGCTGCAACGCCACGACACTGAGCTGGAGCGTGTGAAGCATTATTACAAGACACACAAAGAGCTCTTTGAAGCTGTTCAGAAATGGGAGGAAAACTGGAGGCTTTTCCTGGAGCTGGAG AGAAAAGCAACAGACCCAAGTCGCTTTGCTAACCGAGGGGGCAACCTCCTGAAGGAAGAGAAGCAGCGAGCGAAACTGCAGAAGACTCTCCCCAAG ctggaggaggagctgaaaGTTCGAATTGAGGCCTGGGAACGGGAGCATGAGGACGCCTTCTTGGTGAATGGGCAGCGGTTCATGGAATACGTGAGCGAGCAATGGCAGCTACATCGgctggagaaagagagggagaagcaGGAACGG CAACTGAAGAAGAGTCGTCAGATCGAGGAGGAGATGTTATATGGTACTGCCCCGAGGACACCCAGCAAGCGGCGGGTCTTAGGAGCCAACACACCTGGCAAAGCGAGGAAG CTCAATGCAACTTCCTGTGCCACTCCCAACAGCACACTCCGTTCCGCCTTTGGGGGGACGCTCTTCCCCTCCCCGGCATCCCGCCCACCGCCCTCCGGAGGCAAG TTCAGCCAGCCAGCTCGGACCCCCAGCCGCGTGGccatgaagccccctcgcacggCACAAGCAGAACGAAACAAAGAGAACATGTCCCAGTTGAATGGAACCACCCTGAGCG cgcGAACTTTCAAAGGCTTCCAAATCTGA
- the PRC1 gene encoding protein regulator of cytokinesis 1 isoform X1, which translates to MRKSEVLAAESVACLNKALGHLRDIWEEIGIPEEQRLQRTEVVKKHIKGLLDMMVAEEENLKDRLLKSIAMCRKELDTLCKELQLDPFEEEESTILQLEKDLRTRLEVMLKQKRERKQELKTLQERDQDLCDLLCMTPYSIDSNSVPSLEELDCFRRHLAALAAEKGRRREEFVSVKRQIILCMEELDHVPDTSFERDVVCEDEDAFCLSMENIAALKELLQQLEARRALNEAVCGELRSRIVELWDRLQVPAEERESFAPYMTGSRAKTRKALQFEVDRLEELKLQNVKTVIEAIRAELATYWDKCFYGTEQRQAFAPYYEEDCTEALLQRHDTELERVKHYYKTHKELFEAVQKWEENWRLFLELERKATDPSRFANRGGNLLKEEKQRAKLQKTLPKLEEELKVRIEAWEREHEDAFLVNGQRFMEYVSEQWQLHRLEKEREKQERQLKKSRQIEEEMLYGTAPRTPSKRRVLGANTPGKARKLNATSCATPNSTLRSAFGGTLFPSPASRPPPSGGKFSQPARTPSRVAMKPPRTAQAERNKENMSQLNGTTLSGGCTPTAPAQRNYSINSVASTYSEFARELSKASKSDTSSRILNSTTTNIHC; encoded by the exons ATGAGGAAGag CGAGGTGCTGGCTGCAGAGTCCGTGGCATGTCTGAACAAAGCGCTGGGTCACCTTCGGGATATCTGGGAGGAGATTGGGATCCCTGAGGAGCAGCGACTGCAACGAACAGAAGTGGTGAAGAAGCACATCAAG GGTCTGCTGGACATGATGGTTGCTGAGGAGGAGAACCTGAAGGATCGTCTCCTGAAAAGCATTGCTATGTGTCGCAAGGAACTGGACACTCTCTGCAAGGAGCTCCAGCTGGATCCATTTGAG GAGGAGGAGAGCACCATTCTGCAGCTGGAGAAGGACTTGCGCACCCGCTTGGAAGTGATGCTgaagcagaagagagagagaaagcaggagcTGAAAACGCTGCAAGAACGCGACCAAGACTTGTGTGACCTTCTCTGCATGACCCCCTACAGCATCGACAGCAACTCTGTGCCCAGCCTGGAGGAGCTCGACTGTTTCAGACGCCACCTGGCAGCACTGGCTGCTGAGAAg GGGCGCAGGAGAGAGGAGTTTGTCAGCGTCAAGCGGCAGATCATACTGTGTATGGAGGAGCTGGATCATGTCCCTGACACCAGCTTCGAGCGGGATGTGGTGTGTGAGGATGAGGACGCCTTCTGCCTATCTATGGAGAACATTGCTGCTCTTaaagagctgctgcagcag CTGGAGGCCCGGAGAGCTTTAAATGAAGCTGTCTGCGGTGAGCTGCGCTCCAGAATTGTGGAGCTCTGGGACAGGCTGCAGGTGCCTGCGGAGGAGAGAGAATCCTTTGCCCCGTACATGACCGGATCCAGAGCCAAAACCAGGAAAGCT CTGCAGTTCGAGGTGGACCGCCTGGAGGAGCTGAAGCTGCAGAACGTGAAGACTGTGATTGAAGCAATCAGAGCAGAGCTGGCCACTTACTGGGACAAATGCTTTTATGGCACTGAGCAGAGACAGGCTTTTGCCCCTTACTACGAGG AGGACTGCACTGAGGCCCTGCTGCAACGCCACGACACTGAGCTGGAGCGTGTGAAGCATTATTACAAGACACACAAAGAGCTCTTTGAAGCTGTTCAGAAATGGGAGGAAAACTGGAGGCTTTTCCTGGAGCTGGAG AGAAAAGCAACAGACCCAAGTCGCTTTGCTAACCGAGGGGGCAACCTCCTGAAGGAAGAGAAGCAGCGAGCGAAACTGCAGAAGACTCTCCCCAAG ctggaggaggagctgaaaGTTCGAATTGAGGCCTGGGAACGGGAGCATGAGGACGCCTTCTTGGTGAATGGGCAGCGGTTCATGGAATACGTGAGCGAGCAATGGCAGCTACATCGgctggagaaagagagggagaagcaGGAACGG CAACTGAAGAAGAGTCGTCAGATCGAGGAGGAGATGTTATATGGTACTGCCCCGAGGACACCCAGCAAGCGGCGGGTCTTAGGAGCCAACACACCTGGCAAAGCGAGGAAG CTCAATGCAACTTCCTGTGCCACTCCCAACAGCACACTCCGTTCCGCCTTTGGGGGGACGCTCTTCCCCTCCCCGGCATCCCGCCCACCGCCCTCCGGAGGCAAG TTCAGCCAGCCAGCTCGGACCCCCAGCCGCGTGGccatgaagccccctcgcacggCACAAGCAGAACGAAACAAAGAGAACATGTCCCAGTTGAATGGAACCACCCTGAGCGGTGGGTgcacccccacagcccctgcccagcGTAACTACAGCATTAACTCTGTTGCCAGCACCTATTCTGAGTTTGCG cgcGAACTTTCAAAGGCTTCCAAATCTGACACCAGCTCCCGGATCCTGAACTCCACAACCACCAACATCCACTGCTGA